Below is a window of Sulfurisphaera ohwakuensis DNA.
AAAACTTGGGTTTTAAGATAACTGAAAATGACCCAGATGTGGTTTTAGTAATAGGTGGCGATGGAACCTTATTAAGAGCAGTAAAAGATGGCATACCAATCTTAGGAGTGAAATTTGGACGTCGCTCAGCCTTACTAGATATAAGACCCGAAAACATTAAAGAAGCTCTTGAACTATTACAGAAAAATAAATATACAATAGAAGAATATCCTATGCTTGAGGCTAAAAGCAAAAATATAAACACAATTGCTTTTAATGAAATAGCTATTTTATTCAACAACCCGGAGACAGTATATGGTAGTGTTAATATAAAAGAAAGAAAAATTCTCTTTGAAGGAGATGGTGTACTTATAGCTACGCCACAAGGTAGTTGGGCATGGAGCTATTCAGCAACTAGAGTCTTACTCCATAAAGATATTAATGGAATTGAAATAACGTTCATAAATCCTATTATTCCAAACATAAAAGCTCTAATAATCCCTCAGACAGAGACAATACTTGTAAAATTGGAAGATAAAGGAAGAACACAAAATGTCAGAGTTATTAGTGACGGAGAAATTGTAGGAAATTTAATAAGTAAAGAAGACGAGGAATTAACTATAACTCTCTCTAAAAGAAAAGCAAAAATATTAAGGTTTTTTAACTTAATTGAATTTGATGGACTATTCACATAAAATTGTTTTTGATACTGGGGCATTTTTAGCTGGTCTGCAAAACTACTATGAAAAAATATACACCAATAGTCTTGTTATAAATGAGATAAAAGATAAAAAATCTAGAGAATTATTAGACCTTGCAATTATGGCCGGAAAAATAATTATTATGGAACCAGAAGAGAATACCTTGAAAAAGACGAAGAAAATTGCAGAAAAGATTTCTGCTTATACTCTCTCAAAAACAGATTTAAGCATAGCGGCACTTGCATATGAACTAAGACCTAGTATAGTTTTCACAGATGATTTAACACTACAAAATTTATTATTAAATCTTGGTATAGAATTCAAATCTGTAAAATTAAATATTAGAATTAGAAATAGAAAGAAATACAAATTTATATGCAAAGCGTGCGGAAAAACATTCAGTAGATCCTATTCTTCGTGCCCATATTGTGGAAATACAATAATAGTAGTTAGTTATAATGAATGATATTTTTCTATTTTAATTTTGGATTTTAGAAATTATATAGATAGATTTTGATAATTTCTATTAAAATTAATATACCTATATTAAGAAATCATTAACATATGGATGAGAATAATTTAAAAATCCATCTTATACGGTTTATAAAGAGAATAGGCGGAAATTTAAGAATTCTATCAAGCTTATCAAATGTTCCTTTCCCCATTATTACTAAAATATATAAAAAATTACTTTTACAAGATAAATTATCAATTTTCCCCTTAATAGAAACTGAAAAGATGGGATTAAATAAAGGGGCAATATGGTGTAACAAAACTTCTTTAAAATACGATACAGCAAAACAACTAATGGGGCCTTTGACAAGTTTGTTTAGAGGAGACCTTGAAGATAATAAATTTCTTCTAATGTTTTACACAAATTATGAAAATTATTTAAATTATAGGAGTAAACTCATAACTGTTCTAGAAGAAACCTCTTCTATCTGTGAAATTTCTTATATTCGCAAATATTATAGGTTTATAAATAATGAAGAATGTTACGATTTTAACAATAATATCTGGAAATGTAATGAAAAAGAAGTATATATCTCTTATGCTTCAGAATCTTTACTGAATCTTGATAAAAAAGATGT
It encodes the following:
- a CDS encoding NAD(+)/NADH kinase, translating into MKLKIFTKNSPDAIEFSKYVKNLAENLGFKITENDPDVVLVIGGDGTLLRAVKDGIPILGVKFGRRSALLDIRPENIKEALELLQKNKYTIEEYPMLEAKSKNINTIAFNEIAILFNNPETVYGSVNIKERKILFEGDGVLIATPQGSWAWSYSATRVLLHKDINGIEITFINPIIPNIKALIIPQTETILVKLEDKGRTQNVRVISDGEIVGNLISKEDEELTITLSKRKAKILRFFNLIEFDGLFT
- a CDS encoding NOB1 family endonuclease — encoded protein: MDYSHKIVFDTGAFLAGLQNYYEKIYTNSLVINEIKDKKSRELLDLAIMAGKIIIMEPEENTLKKTKKIAEKISAYTLSKTDLSIAALAYELRPSIVFTDDLTLQNLLLNLGIEFKSVKLNIRIRNRKKYKFICKACGKTFSRSYSSCPYCGNTIIVVSYNE